In Salvia miltiorrhiza cultivar Shanhuang (shh) chromosome 4, IMPLAD_Smil_shh, whole genome shotgun sequence, the DNA window cacttttatttttaaaattcaaattttatttaaaattaaaattctacattacaataatttaaagacataattaaaataacaaaaataaaataaaaattacaataatttcctAAGGCTCAACcggaccaaaacgagaccaaatATGCTCCTTCAAGTCCAAAGTGAGGTGAGCATGCATCTCCGCGTCTCGCATGGATGCTTTTCGTGCAACAAATGACGTTGTCGGGGTAGACCAGATTTTCGGCAAAGTAATCCGCGTGCAAACGTAGAACGCCGACTTCACGGTCCCGATGAATGTAGGCCTTCTTTGCCACTCTTCGTCGCCGACGACGAGGTTGCACATCCGGATCACCAATAGCTTGAATAATTTGATTAAATTCTTGCACAAGATTGGAAAGTTCTTGAGCACGTCGCTCATCCTCGTGGCTTGATGAAGAGGAAGACATTTTTTGTAGAGAATTTTTGATGTGGAGATGATTTTTAGGTAATGAAATGAATGGAATTGAGTTGGGATATATAGATaaagtggaaaaaaaaaatcaaacagcTATACTACCGTTGGCTTCTCAACggttgatttaaaaaaaaaaaaacaattcaaacggctttatttagaaaaaattatgaatttcgatttttttttttcttaaatggGGACGCGCCAACCATTTCCTCTCTTTGCCCCGGGTCTTCGCCAAGACACGGCCTCGCATCAGGGCGGGTCTCCAGCGCAGCCACCCTCCCAGCACCCCGGATCGAGACTCCCTTCGACCCCCCCGGGTGGAGATGCTATGAGAAACTCACACATAGAATATATATCGACCTTGACTAATTactaaaataatagtaatataaaaattaatacgaAAATTACAGTCTAAGAGATTCCATGAACAGAAAAAGACTAAAGTTGGATGAAAAAGGGTGGCTATCCATTGAGGAAGTTAGAGGCGGAGCCCAAATTTGCTACAAACTTCCAATCCGTAAAGCAAACTACAACCGGTCCCTCCCTCCCACACCATATATTCCAGCCTCCATATCCACCATTCGATCTCAATCCAACGGCCCAGCTTCACTCTCAATCACTCCACACATACATCCTCCAATCACtcatttcacacacacacacacacacaagctgGAACTGGTAGCTGCTCCACCGCCGCAAAACGCCATCTCAAGATGGCGTCTCTGGCCCTCACTACCCCGCTAAACCCCCTCTTCCGCCCCCTTTCCACCCCAAAACCCCGCTGCCCCATATCCCTCCACCTCAAAAACTCTACCACCAACAACCGTCGCACTCACCATAATCCTCACAGCTCCGCATTCATCCTCCCCGCCGCGGCGCGCCGCAGGCTCATAACTGCAGTCTCCGCTTCAGCAGCAGCCGCAGCGCCGCCAGATCCCCAGCCGTGGCAGGGAGCCGCCATGAAGCCGCTACTCGCCACCATCGCCACGGGAGTCATCCTCTGGTTCGTCCCGGCACCTGACGGCGTCTCGCGCATAGCGTGGCAGCTGCTCTCCATCTTCCTCGCCACGATAGTCGGAATCATCACTCAGCCGCTGCCGCTGGGCGCCGTGGCGCTGCTGGGCCTGGGCACCTGCGTCCTTACGAAGACGCTCACATTCGCCGCGGCGTTCTCGGCCTTCGGCGACCCCATCCCGTGGCTGATCGCGCTCGCATTCTTCTTCGCCCGCGGCTTCATCAAGACCGGATTGGGCAACCGAATCGCCTACCAATTCGTGTCCTTGTACGGGAGCTCGTCGCTGGGGTTGGGATACAGCTTGGTCCTAAGCGAGGCCCTTCTGGCGCCGGCGATTCCGTCGGTCTCGGCCAGAGCCGGCGGCATTTTCCTGCCGCTGGTGAAGTCGCTGTGCGTGGCGTGCGGCAGCAACGTGGGCGACGGGACTGAGAGGAGGCTGGGGTCGTGGCTGATGCTGACGTGTTTCCAGACGTCGGTGATTTCGTCGTCGATGTTCCTGACGGCGATGGCGGCGAACCCATTGGCGGCGAACTTGACGGCGAGCACGATCAATATGCAGATTGGGTGGGTGGATTGGGCGAAGGCGGCAATCGTGCCGGGGCTGGTGTCGTTGATGGTTGTGCCGTTTCTGTTGTATGTGATCTATCCGCCAGCGGTGAAGACTAGCCCTGATGCACCGAAGCTCGCTCGGGAGAAGCTGGCCGGAATGGGACCCATGTCCAAGAATGAGATGATCATGGCTGCAACTCTGCTGCTTACGGTATGTTTACATAATGTGATTGTGAAGTAGGAGTGGAAGTTACATGGTTATCTCTGCAGGTAGGGCTGTGGATATTTGGGAGTATGTTGAGTGTGGATTCAGTTACTGCGGCCATAATAGGACTGTCTGTGCTGCTTGTAACGGGGGTAGTGACGTGGAAGGAATGTCTAGCGGAACCAGTTGCTTGGGACACACTTACTTGGTTCGCCGCACTCATTGCCATGGCCGAATATCTAAACAAATACGGTCTCATCTCCTGGTTCAGTCAAACTGTTGTTAAGGTTTGCTCTGCTCCTTCCCCTCATGTTTCATCTACTTTCTCCCACTTACATCTTCTTTAAATATATTTGTTGCAGTTTGTTGGTGGATTGGGGCTGTCGTGGCAGCTGTCATTCGGCATTCTTGTTCTTCTATACttctactcccactatttcttCGCAAGCGGGGCGGCACACATCGGTGCAATGTTCACGGCCTTCTTGTCGGTAGCGAGTGCGATGGGCACGCCGCCGTACCTGGCGGCATGTGTGCTCTCATTCGTGTCCAATCTCATGGGCGGCCTTACTCACTATGGGATAGGATCGGCGCCCGTCTTCTACGGCGCCGGTTATGTCTCGCTTGCAAATTGGTGGGGCTACGGGTTGATCATCTCGGTCGTCAATCTCGTGATCTGGCTTGGAGTCGGAGGGATCTGGTGGAAGGCCATCGGCCTCTGGTAGTTTTTTTTCTGCCTACTTCCACATCTCTTTTCGACCAACATTTTACGGAGTTGTTTCTTTGCTGCATACACAAATTAATTTGTGGCGCATGAGTTATGAGTTATGACACACAAGTAGGATTTGTTTTCAACTTTTTTTATCCTTTGTCAGCAAACTGCAATATTCACTTATCGAACTATAATaaccataataataattaaaatttgtaagTGTTGGACTATATTACAACATTTTTCCTTACAATTTTAAAGATTTctataaaatatttctttcatgaAGTTAATAAGATCAatatatggagtatatatataggggtggactaACACATAAACATCTCTTAAACTAAAAATACAAACCATTTTCAATCCTTAAATTATCAAGACCTATAAttgattcatcactttatttgatgaattcatgattttgagttcgaatctcatatatagcaaaaaatttaattattgcaaTTCAGATATTTAcacaataaatttatatgcgatttacataaaattcatatatttacatacaatttttttaatattaaatttcaacCGTTAAATTATGTGTAGATTAATGATTTAAGGGTTAATTTGCTATAAATACGCCAACTTTCATCGATTTTGAATTTAGACATGGGCTTGAAAATCTGCCtcacaatacataaactttgcacctattttaatttttggcccgCCTAAATTTGCCGGCTAAATTTCTTCTTACGTGGCAATCGGAAAATCCAACGTGTCACCCACATCCGATGAATGAAACTACACCGTTTAAGACACACTAAAACTACGTTTCAGTGGAATTTGAAGTTCTAATTTAGAGGGGTGAGCCCTAATTCGGAAAATTGTCTGTCCAAAAAAAGAGACGGTCTTCTCAAAAATTGGATGTCGTGATCCATCCTACACGAAATCGTATTGTGGGTGACAATGCAAAGGATTTCAAGACGGAAGCATGTGTGATTGTGAAGCAATATGCACATGTTCAATACAAATGTTGGAAGGATATTCCAATGGACATTAAGAGAAAAATGTTATCCGGAATGAAGGTATATTCTATAGATGCATATATcgttttctttttaattctctttgatatactccctccgtccttaaaataacttcctctttttccattttgggacgtcccccaaataactttctctttctttctttccatttttggaaacctaccccaccactaataatactttatttattcttacttttcacttttcaccactcccaatactaattataacacttttcacaacttccaataataattatatcactttttctccactatcaatacactttacagctttttattaaaacccgtgccgtccccaaagaggaagccatttcagggacggagggagtatttaaaatgataaaattctTCATTTTATTACAGCAAAAGTTTAATTTGGCCGACGATGTTAAAGTTACACAAGTGATTTTCCAGCAACTCAACCGTCAATACAGGAGTTATCGGCACAAATTACACCTACACTACCTTCAGAACAAAGGCAAAAGTGACAATCCTCCAACTGGAGTTAATCTTGAGGATTGGAAGACATGTATTGAATATTTTGAGAGCGATGCGTTTAAGGTAATACATTCTCTTCATTTGTTGTATTTATATTTGGTTGGGTATGATGATAACTTTGCTGTAAACTGGAATAACAATTTCATTTATTGTATTTATGTTTGGTTGAGTATGATGATGACTTTGGTAACAATAGTTTGTACCCATAATTTGTGGTCTCATTGGTGCATGAGAAGTctatgtttaggattatgtggttttttttttttagaaaattctTCAAGTATCGATCTGATAGAAAAAGGCATGTTCACGCTTGTGTTGCAATTTTCTAGTTTGTTTCATAGTCTGGTTGTTTTTTTCTGAAAAAAAGGCGTCTTGACgttggtgtttttttttttctgtataAGGCCTTCAAAATACTACTAATTATCATAAAAACGTGGTCACGTCATTCtttaaattttcttcaaaatttcaGTACAGTGAGTGATTGATTGTTGTTCTGATAGTTCAGAAATGAACGTATTCACGCCTTTTCATAAATTGTCTTCTTATGCTTAGTATTGCTCCTTTGTAGAAAATGAGCGATAGAAATAAAGAGAATAGGAAAAAGTTGCAGATGAATCATGCATGTGGAACAAAATCCATTGCACAATTTTGCAACGAAGAGGTACATTAATTTACatgcttttatattttaaatgctttcaaATACTTGTCATATTAACTAACTTATATATTAGCGTGATAATGAAACTGGAGAGGAGCCTAGTCGCACAACTGCATGGAGATTGAGCCGTTACAGTAATGCGAAAAAGGGATGG includes these proteins:
- the LOC131021436 gene encoding dicarboxylate transporter 1, chloroplastic-like; the encoded protein is MASLALTTPLNPLFRPLSTPKPRCPISLHLKNSTTNNRRTHHNPHSSAFILPAAARRRLITAVSASAAAAAPPDPQPWQGAAMKPLLATIATGVILWFVPAPDGVSRIAWQLLSIFLATIVGIITQPLPLGAVALLGLGTCVLTKTLTFAAAFSAFGDPIPWLIALAFFFARGFIKTGLGNRIAYQFVSLYGSSSLGLGYSLVLSEALLAPAIPSVSARAGGIFLPLVKSLCVACGSNVGDGTERRLGSWLMLTCFQTSVISSSMFLTAMAANPLAANLTASTINMQIGWVDWAKAAIVPGLVSLMVVPFLLYVIYPPAVKTSPDAPKLAREKLAGMGPMSKNEMIMAATLLLTVGLWIFGSMLSVDSVTAAIIGLSVLLVTGVVTWKECLAEPVAWDTLTWFAALIAMAEYLNKYGLISWFSQTVVKFVGGLGLSWQLSFGILVLLYFYSHYFFASGAAHIGAMFTAFLSVASAMGTPPYLAACVLSFVSNLMGGLTHYGIGSAPVFYGAGYVSLANWWGYGLIISVVNLVIWLGVGGIWWKAIGLW